The following proteins are encoded in a genomic region of Synechococcus sp. ROS8604:
- a CDS encoding segregation/condensation protein A, with amino-acid sequence MSDAGLTSKADAGARLAIRLLQDAAQSGTLDPWDVDVISVVDGFLDQLRQRIDVPRRVAAQLGQQGGSYERDLAESSEAFLAASVLVGLKAEVLEASTLPPDPVVEDAFDPDFMEQGWLDPRFNLPHHPERHLLRRPVAPPPLRRPVTLGELIEQLETIAEQLETDELDMRRRQRQKRFSNREAIAQVAALAHREKLPETTAALGVFLKEWEQALHWVDFELLVSRWAEAAAPDLDTDRVGVFWALLFLSSQSQVELEQVGSLHAPIRLKRLLVAGEITQLPIKSPEVPDITPTLPAIAA; translated from the coding sequence TTGTCTGATGCTGGCCTGACCTCAAAAGCGGATGCCGGCGCCCGTCTTGCAATCCGTCTTCTCCAAGATGCCGCACAAAGTGGCACGCTTGATCCTTGGGATGTCGACGTCATCTCAGTGGTCGACGGATTTTTAGATCAACTCAGACAACGCATCGACGTTCCCCGACGGGTTGCTGCTCAGCTGGGCCAACAGGGCGGAAGCTACGAACGTGATTTGGCCGAAAGCAGCGAAGCCTTTCTTGCTGCTTCCGTGCTGGTGGGGCTCAAGGCGGAGGTGCTTGAAGCCAGCACCCTCCCTCCAGACCCTGTCGTGGAAGACGCCTTTGACCCCGACTTCATGGAACAGGGTTGGCTGGATCCCCGTTTCAATTTGCCGCACCATCCTGAACGCCACCTCTTAAGACGCCCTGTGGCTCCACCTCCCCTGAGGAGGCCGGTCACGCTTGGTGAACTGATCGAACAACTGGAGACCATTGCCGAGCAACTGGAGACAGACGAACTGGACATGCGCCGGCGTCAGCGCCAGAAGCGCTTCAGCAATCGAGAGGCGATTGCCCAGGTCGCAGCCTTGGCCCATCGGGAAAAACTTCCTGAAACCACTGCCGCCTTGGGAGTTTTCTTGAAAGAATGGGAGCAGGCCTTGCACTGGGTTGATTTTGAGCTTCTTGTCAGCCGTTGGGCAGAGGCGGCGGCTCCCGACCTCGACACAGACCGCGTTGGGGTGTTCTGGGCCCTGTTATTTCTGTCCTCTCAGAGTCAGGTGGAACTAGAGCAAGTGGGCTCGCTGCATGCACCCATTCGTTTAAAACGCCTGCTCGTTGCCGGTGAAATCACTCAGTTGCCGATTAAAAGTCCGGAAGTGCCAGATATCACGCCGACCTTGCCCGCGATTGCCGCTTAA